Proteins encoded within one genomic window of Minwuia thermotolerans:
- a CDS encoding N-acetyl sugar amidotransferase, with the protein MSVRFCQSCVLPDSRPGIEIGADGVCNACKGHSDNRSSIDWAGRGQALERLFRGAKARKAAYDCIVPVSGGKDSFWQVAKCLEMDMKVLAVTWRSPGRNALGQANLDRLVALGVDHIDFSIDPSVEARFMKKTLIETGSSAVPMHLAIFAIPMRIAVQMRVPLIVWGESPFMEYGGQKGDSDLDLLNHAWLKRHGILQGREALDWAGDELTTAELAAYCPPAEEEFRQAQVRSIFMGYYLQWDPAESLRVAEANGFRRRPEGPKIGLYDYADIDCDFISVHHWFKWPKFGFTRLFDNLALEIRNGRMSRDEALAIIGRLGDQRPDADIARACDFMGLSAAEFAALEEKFRDHDVWTARDGRWIIDGFPVESRDWPAVPMERAA; encoded by the coding sequence ATGAGCGTCCGTTTCTGTCAGAGCTGCGTCCTGCCCGACAGCCGTCCCGGCATCGAGATCGGCGCGGACGGGGTCTGCAATGCCTGCAAGGGCCACAGCGACAACCGTTCGAGCATCGACTGGGCCGGGCGCGGCCAGGCCCTGGAACGGCTCTTCCGCGGCGCGAAGGCGCGCAAGGCGGCCTATGACTGCATCGTCCCCGTCTCCGGCGGCAAGGACAGCTTCTGGCAGGTCGCCAAGTGTCTCGAGATGGACATGAAGGTGCTCGCCGTGACCTGGCGCTCGCCGGGCCGCAACGCCCTGGGCCAGGCCAACCTGGACCGGTTGGTGGCGCTGGGTGTCGACCATATCGATTTCTCGATCGATCCGTCCGTCGAGGCGCGGTTCATGAAGAAGACGCTGATCGAGACCGGGTCCAGCGCCGTGCCCATGCACCTCGCCATCTTCGCCATCCCCATGCGGATCGCCGTGCAGATGCGCGTGCCGCTGATCGTCTGGGGCGAGAGCCCGTTCATGGAGTATGGAGGGCAGAAGGGCGACAGCGACCTGGACCTGTTGAACCACGCCTGGCTGAAGCGCCACGGCATCCTGCAGGGCCGGGAGGCGCTGGACTGGGCCGGCGACGAGCTGACCACCGCCGAGCTGGCGGCCTACTGCCCGCCCGCGGAGGAGGAGTTCCGGCAGGCGCAGGTCCGCTCCATCTTCATGGGCTACTATCTGCAGTGGGATCCGGCCGAGAGCCTGCGCGTCGCCGAGGCCAATGGCTTCCGCCGCCGCCCCGAGGGCCCCAAGATCGGCCTCTACGACTATGCCGACATCGACTGCGACTTCATCTCCGTCCACCACTGGTTCAAGTGGCCGAAATTCGGCTTCACGCGGCTGTTCGACAATCTGGCGCTGGAGATCCGCAATGGCCGGATGAGCCGCGACGAGGCACTGGCCATCATCGGGCGGCTGGGCGATCAGCGGCCCGACGCCGACATCGCCCGCGCCTGCGATTTCATGGGACTCTCGGCGGCCGAGTTCGCCGCACTGGAGGAAAAGTTCCGCGACCATGATGTCTGGACGGCGCGCGACGGCCGCTGGATCATTGACGGCTTCCCCGTCGAGAGCCGGGACTGGCCGGCTGTGCCGATGGAGCGCGCCGCATGA
- the asnB gene encoding asparagine synthase (glutamine-hydrolyzing) — protein sequence MCGIAGHIGPVAPPPPRIQAAFRALHRRGPDARGLFQTHEGAAAVTLLHTRLAIIDLDRRSNQPFRRGGLTLVFNGEIYNHVELRRELEALGARFVTRSDTEVLLEAYRRWGEGCVDRLEGMWAFAIHDADRHRLFVSRDPFGEKPLLWRNGPDGFHFASEIAGLAALSGERPEVERETVRRFLVNGYKSLYKSDALFHRGVKELPPGCNLTVGGNGDVEIARYWRPRYTPDAALTFAEAVEGVRHHLSESMRLRLRADVPIAFCLSGGVDSAALASFAAKHHGADVATFSIIDPDPRYDESGNIRATVDDLGCRHREIRLSQSSDLDRFAELVGYHGKPVATASYYVHSLLSEAMREQGFKVAVSGTGADELVTGYYDHFNLHLHAMRNHPDRAARLQDWQTHLAPIVRNPHLQNPGLYDADPDFRGHIYLNADVFSDYLTEPFREDFTEEPLSGDLLRNRMLNELCVEAVPIIVREDDLNSMRSSIENRSPYLDRALCDFAYTIPPEHLIRDGYAKAPLREAAKDVLNDTVRLDRHKKGFNAAFRSLFDLDTPKTRERILDDGPIFDIVRREKVEEAMGRAELPNSFSKFLFSFVSAKLFMEQWA from the coding sequence ATGTGCGGCATCGCCGGACATATCGGCCCGGTCGCGCCGCCACCGCCGCGCATTCAGGCAGCCTTCCGCGCCCTGCACCGGCGCGGCCCGGACGCGCGCGGGCTGTTCCAGACCCATGAAGGCGCCGCTGCGGTCACGCTGCTGCACACCCGGCTCGCCATCATCGACCTCGACCGGCGGTCCAACCAGCCCTTCCGCCGCGGCGGCCTGACCCTGGTCTTCAACGGCGAGATCTACAACCACGTCGAACTGCGCCGGGAGCTCGAGGCGCTGGGCGCGCGCTTTGTCACGCGTTCCGACACCGAGGTGCTGCTGGAAGCTTACCGTCGCTGGGGCGAGGGCTGCGTCGACCGGCTGGAAGGCATGTGGGCCTTCGCCATTCATGACGCCGATCGCCACCGGCTGTTCGTCTCCCGCGACCCGTTCGGCGAAAAGCCGCTGCTCTGGCGCAATGGCCCCGACGGCTTCCACTTCGCCTCCGAGATCGCCGGCCTGGCCGCACTGAGCGGCGAACGGCCCGAGGTCGAGCGGGAGACCGTGCGCCGCTTCCTGGTGAACGGCTACAAGTCCCTCTACAAGTCCGACGCCCTGTTCCACCGCGGGGTGAAGGAGCTGCCGCCCGGCTGCAATCTCACCGTCGGCGGCAATGGCGACGTCGAGATCGCGCGCTACTGGCGGCCCCGCTACACACCTGACGCCGCCTTGACCTTCGCGGAAGCCGTGGAAGGCGTACGCCATCATCTCTCGGAGAGCATGCGCCTCAGGCTCCGCGCCGACGTGCCCATCGCCTTCTGCCTGTCAGGCGGCGTCGACAGTGCGGCGCTGGCCTCCTTCGCGGCAAAGCATCACGGCGCGGACGTCGCGACCTTCTCCATCATCGATCCCGACCCGCGCTACGACGAGAGCGGCAACATCCGCGCGACTGTGGACGACCTGGGCTGCCGCCACCGCGAGATCCGCCTGTCGCAATCGTCGGACCTCGACCGTTTCGCCGAGCTCGTCGGCTATCACGGCAAGCCCGTGGCCACCGCGTCCTATTACGTCCACAGCCTGCTGTCGGAGGCGATGCGGGAGCAGGGCTTCAAGGTCGCCGTCTCCGGCACCGGCGCGGACGAGTTGGTCACCGGCTATTACGACCACTTCAACCTGCACCTGCACGCCATGCGCAATCACCCCGACCGCGCGGCGCGGCTGCAGGACTGGCAGACGCATCTCGCGCCGATCGTGCGCAACCCGCACCTGCAGAATCCCGGACTCTACGACGCCGACCCGGACTTCCGCGGCCACATCTACCTCAATGCGGATGTCTTCTCCGACTATCTGACCGAGCCCTTCCGGGAGGACTTCACCGAGGAACCGCTCTCCGGCGACCTGCTGCGCAACCGCATGCTGAACGAGCTATGCGTCGAGGCCGTGCCGATCATCGTCCGGGAGGACGACCTCAATTCCATGCGCTCCTCGATCGAGAACCGCAGTCCCTATCTGGACCGCGCCCTCTGCGACTTCGCCTACACCATCCCGCCCGAGCACCTGATCCGCGACGGCTACGCCAAGGCGCCCCTGCGCGAGGCGGCGAAGGACGTGCTCAACGACACGGTTCGCCTGGACCGGCACAAGAAGGGGTTCAATGCCGCCTTCCGCAGCCTCTTCGATCTCGACACCCCGAAGACGCGGGAGCGCATCCTGGACGACGGCCCGATCTTCGACATCGTCCGCCGCGAGAAGGTCGAGGAAGCCATGGGCCGCGCGGAGCTGCCCAACAGTTTCTCGAAGTTCCTCTTCTCCTTCGTCTCCGCCAAGCTGTTCATGGAGCAATGGGCATGA